In Actinomycetota bacterium, one DNA window encodes the following:
- a CDS encoding type II toxin-antitoxin system VapC family toxin produces MILADTHLVIAMIRRTDPDRAAQALVLAERHAAAGEPLVVAECVLAECAWVLRSRYGMAGCDVARVLREALSTPALVAWDPKVAETALDVMEADPALDVTDCILAAMSARRGTDVATMDRRLLRLLEGGDVTT; encoded by the coding sequence GTGATCCTCGCCGACACGCACCTCGTGATCGCCATGATCCGTCGCACCGACCCGGACCGCGCGGCGCAAGCGCTCGTGCTGGCGGAGCGCCACGCCGCCGCGGGCGAGCCGCTGGTCGTGGCCGAGTGCGTACTCGCGGAGTGCGCGTGGGTGCTGCGCAGCCGGTACGGCATGGCGGGGTGCGACGTCGCCCGCGTCCTGCGCGAGGCTCTGTCCACTCCGGCGCTCGTCGCATGGGACCCGAAGGTCGCCGAGACGGCGCTCGACGTGATGGAGGCCGATCCGGCGCTCGACGTCACCGACTGCATCCTCGCGGCGATGTCCGCGCGCCGCGGCACCGACGTGGCCACGATGGACCGGCGGCTCCTGCGGCTGCTCGAGGGCGGCGACGTGACCACCTGA
- a CDS encoding AbrB/MazE/SpoVT family DNA-binding domain-containing protein, whose translation MPSAVRKPTMPRAKITSKGQVTIPLEVRDALELGTGDSIVLEVRGDYAVLRKSPSLADVLDRIDEEYPLPDGPLPGWNESLEKYFDENWHEGDAPAVVVRSGKRPK comes from the coding sequence ATGCCGAGCGCAGTAAGGAAGCCGACGATGCCGAGGGCGAAGATCACCTCGAAAGGCCAGGTCACGATACCGCTCGAGGTCAGGGACGCCCTCGAGCTGGGCACCGGAGACTCCATCGTGCTGGAGGTCCGCGGGGACTATGCCGTGCTGCGCAAGTCGCCGAGCCTGGCCGACGTACTCGACCGCATCGACGAGGAGTACCCGCTGCCGGACGGTCCGCTGCCCGGCTGGAACGAGTCGCTCGAGAAGTACTTCGACGAGAACTGGCACGAGGGGGACGCTCCCGCCGTGGTCGTGCGGAGCGGGAAGCGGCCGAAGTGA